Proteins from a genomic interval of Candidatus Aminicenantes bacterium:
- a CDS encoding glycosyltransferase family 2 protein, whose amino-acid sequence MEQATGMKISAVIITFNEEDRLQDALASLQGVADEIVVVDAHSTDRTPEIARQARVQFLQNHFEDYGQQKNFAMGKAAHDWILNLDADERVSPELKKAILALKEKEAPTGASAFAIKRKTFYLGRWIRHSGWYPDRKIRLFKKNSASWQGRIHERLLVTGPVVPLAGDILHHTYRDISDHISRLNRYSTFQAEEILGRKKKFLLLRLLLLPPVTFLRHYLWRLGFLDGFPGLVIAAVSSWGTAMKYFKAIAGKRAAKTSRGD is encoded by the coding sequence ATGGAACAGGCGACAGGCATGAAGATCTCGGCGGTCATCATCACCTTCAACGAAGAGGACCGCTTGCAAGACGCCCTGGCCAGCCTTCAGGGAGTGGCCGACGAGATCGTGGTGGTCGATGCGCATTCGACCGACCGCACCCCCGAAATCGCCCGCCAAGCCCGGGTGCAATTCCTGCAAAATCACTTCGAGGATTACGGGCAGCAGAAAAATTTCGCCATGGGCAAAGCCGCGCACGACTGGATCCTCAACCTCGATGCCGATGAACGGGTGTCGCCCGAGTTGAAAAAGGCGATATTGGCCTTGAAGGAAAAAGAGGCCCCAACCGGCGCGAGCGCCTTCGCCATCAAAAGAAAAACCTTTTATCTCGGCCGCTGGATCCGGCACTCGGGCTGGTATCCCGACCGCAAGATCCGGCTTTTCAAGAAGAATTCCGCTTCCTGGCAGGGGCGAATCCATGAACGGCTCCTGGTGACCGGCCCGGTCGTTCCCCTGGCCGGCGATATTCTGCACCACACCTACCGCGACATCAGCGATCACATCAGTCGCCTGAACCGCTATTCCACCTTCCAAGCCGAAGAGATCCTCGGCCGAAAGAAAAAATTCCTCCTCCTGCGACTGCTGCTCCTGCCGCCGGTGACCTTCCTGCGCCATTACCTGTGGCGGCTGGGCTTTCTCGACGGCTTCCCCGGCCTGGTCATCGCCGCGGTCTCCTCCTGGGGGACGGCCATGAAGTATTTCAAGGCCATCGCCGGCAAACGGGCGGCCAAAACCAGCCGCGGCGATTGA
- a CDS encoding SelB C-terminal domain-containing protein: MKFNAYFVRFSHPQASFSGVVQLDGENVKANFKRIDNDLFVVYFKNQVELRFLQKVAFKNTRSMLGVLLPVLSQYNQRKLKKISEILSLIEMQTFGQIICALLAVEKFLAVADLLHFFAVERWAAIAVLTELEIAQQVKTISFNDLFVTSWSHYSQNLASLEDVLRQAYENREKMLKFSQLEKVIKVPQTAIFFRYLLRKCSQLFPLKIVASAIIFSQLPLAADEKERMAGIEKVLKTNKLPVFTIENVQKNMSFSLSQINDALWYMLNEDKLLRLNERYFIFSDEYNKIINRLKKFKRNQGDIIAIDDLRAMTSYSRKYLIILFEFLDEQNITQRIGNKRKILLGA, translated from the coding sequence ATGAAATTCAACGCCTATTTCGTCAGGTTTTCTCACCCGCAGGCGAGTTTTTCGGGCGTGGTTCAGCTGGACGGAGAGAACGTCAAAGCCAATTTCAAACGGATAGACAACGATCTGTTTGTGGTCTATTTCAAGAACCAGGTCGAGCTCCGGTTTTTACAGAAAGTGGCTTTCAAGAATACCAGGAGCATGCTGGGTGTGCTGTTGCCTGTTCTATCGCAGTACAATCAGAGAAAACTGAAAAAAATCTCAGAGATCCTGTCCCTGATCGAAATGCAGACTTTCGGCCAGATCATCTGCGCGTTGCTGGCCGTGGAAAAATTCCTGGCCGTGGCGGACCTGCTCCATTTTTTCGCGGTGGAAAGGTGGGCGGCCATCGCGGTTCTGACCGAGTTGGAAATCGCCCAGCAGGTGAAGACCATCAGTTTCAACGATCTGTTCGTCACGTCCTGGAGCCATTATTCCCAAAACTTGGCTTCCCTCGAAGATGTGTTGCGCCAGGCTTATGAAAACCGGGAAAAGATGCTGAAATTCAGCCAGCTGGAAAAGGTCATCAAGGTCCCGCAAACGGCCATTTTTTTCAGATACCTGCTGCGCAAGTGCAGCCAGCTGTTCCCCTTGAAAATAGTGGCCAGCGCCATTATTTTTTCCCAGCTCCCCCTGGCCGCCGACGAGAAGGAACGCATGGCCGGGATCGAGAAGGTTTTAAAGACCAACAAGCTGCCCGTGTTTACCATCGAAAACGTGCAGAAAAATATGTCGTTTTCCCTCAGCCAGATCAATGATGCGCTGTGGTACATGCTCAACGAGGATAAGCTGTTGCGTTTGAACGAGCGCTATTTCATTTTCAGCGATGAGTACAACAAGATCATCAACCGCTTGAAAAAATTCAAAAGGAACCAGGGCGATATCATCGCCATTGACGATTTGCGCGCCATGACTTCTTACAGCCGGAAATACCTCATTATCCTATTTGAATTCCTGGACGAACAGAACATCACCCAGCGCATCGGGAACAAAAGAAAAATCCTGCTTGGCGCCTGA
- a CDS encoding insulinase family protein produces MIKACLFCLFLTLLLVPIPGQTLNITSFELPNGLKVILSPSNDMQTAAVCLYNMAGARTDPADGRGISYLYQYLMFDGNENLESYDHVLFINKMGGIVSGRVSYDNAVFYEVLPASEINVALWLESERLKSLRLEDANIDYHKNEIFNRIGRLWESNLNFKAQTWISAKIFEGSPYANPLYGDLNRIRALNNDHIRDGYRKFQNVSNILLIIAGKFDINELKAGINKFFQNLPPGRRSPEVVLNAASHHGIYSVKNWVIPGLKTSSTFFGIKSPGKISYDYVFFDFLRYYLTDPRCSQLEYILNKLNKLNVDIEGSFTDYFESNALTIQLSCSERVNLEKAKYILGQEFSALAMKPISNAELKAIRSLMEIDLYKSSYDLEERCQRIAEFYHMFGETNFLDLQLRRLRKITTYDVMESAKKYFMKENQVVLNVYGE; encoded by the coding sequence GTGATCAAGGCGTGTCTATTTTGCTTGTTTCTGACGTTGCTCCTCGTGCCCATCCCCGGCCAGACGCTGAATATCACTTCTTTTGAACTGCCCAACGGCTTGAAAGTCATCCTGTCCCCCAGCAATGACATGCAGACGGCCGCCGTATGCCTATACAACATGGCAGGGGCCCGGACCGATCCGGCCGACGGGCGCGGCATTTCCTATCTCTATCAGTACCTGATGTTCGACGGCAACGAAAACCTGGAATCGTACGACCATGTCCTTTTTATAAATAAAATGGGCGGAATCGTGAGCGGTCGGGTCAGCTATGACAATGCCGTTTTTTACGAGGTGCTGCCGGCTTCGGAAATCAACGTGGCCTTGTGGCTGGAAAGCGAACGCTTGAAAAGCCTGCGCCTCGAGGACGCGAATATCGATTACCACAAAAACGAGATATTCAACCGCATCGGCCGGCTGTGGGAGTCGAACCTGAATTTCAAGGCCCAGACTTGGATCAGCGCCAAGATTTTCGAGGGGTCGCCGTATGCCAATCCCCTTTACGGAGACTTGAACAGGATCCGCGCCTTGAACAACGACCACATCCGGGACGGGTACCGCAAGTTCCAGAATGTGTCCAATATTTTGCTGATCATCGCGGGAAAATTCGACATCAATGAATTAAAAGCAGGCATCAACAAGTTTTTTCAAAACCTCCCGCCCGGAAGAAGGTCGCCGGAAGTCGTCCTGAATGCCGCCAGCCATCACGGTATTTACTCGGTCAAGAACTGGGTGATTCCCGGCCTGAAAACGAGCTCTACTTTTTTTGGGATCAAGTCGCCGGGAAAAATCAGTTACGATTACGTGTTTTTTGATTTTTTGCGTTATTACTTGACCGATCCGCGTTGTTCGCAGCTGGAATATATCCTGAACAAGTTGAACAAACTCAATGTGGACATCGAAGGTTCCTTCACCGATTATTTCGAATCCAATGCCCTGACCATCCAACTGTCTTGCAGCGAACGCGTCAATCTCGAAAAAGCCAAATACATCCTCGGGCAGGAATTTTCGGCCCTGGCCATGAAACCGATCAGCAATGCCGAGTTGAAGGCCATCCGTTCCTTGATGGAAATTGACCTTTATAAAAGTTCCTACGATCTGGAGGAGCGCTGCCAGCGCATCGCTGAATTTTATCACATGTTCGGCGAAACAAACTTTCTCGATTTGCAGCTGAGGCGTTTGCGCAAAATAACCACGTACGATGTCATGGAAAGCGCTAAAAAATATTTTATGAAGGAAAACCAGGTCGTTTTGAATGTCTATGGCGAATAA
- a CDS encoding DUF2892 domain-containing protein: MSASQKCNTNQTVKWIRVIISLGVIVAGIIYKNWIGLLGIITLLSAFTGSCPLSLQFSSLRDIRITRNHSDEE; this comes from the coding sequence ATGAGCGCAAGCCAAAAATGCAATACCAATCAAACAGTCAAGTGGATCCGCGTCATCATTTCGCTGGGCGTGATCGTTGCCGGGATCATCTATAAAAACTGGATCGGGTTACTGGGCATCATCACCTTGTTAAGCGCCTTCACCGGCTCCTGCCCCCTCTCGCTGCAATTTTCCAGCCTGCGCGATATCCGCATCACGCGCAACCACAGCGACGAGGAATAG
- the purH gene encoding bifunctional phosphoribosylaminoimidazolecarboxamide formyltransferase/IMP cyclohydrolase: protein MKRALISVYEKEKIEKIASALNKAGWEIVSTGGTAAFLKGKGIPVSDVSAITKFPEILDGRVKTLHPLIFGPVLAKKTAGHLDQLKELGADKIDLVIINFYPFEAALASKADDMDTMLANIDIGGPSLVRAAAKNFKYTIVLIDEKDYGPVIAAIESNSEIPLELKKRLAQKAFAYTAFYDSLIAAFLARGQADPPDFMTIGGRLEQALRYGENPHQSAFLAVSDCCSPFHAIEQLHGKELSFNNILDAAMVYEVLNDFQAEGHFAVIVKHQNPCGAAMTPAQPQAFKGAFAGDPRSAYGGIVGFNHFLEAETAAAMADVFFEVIIAPGFSDAALAILRKKKNLRLIRMAPGYKEKADFKTIPGGFVYQNRDNLSFAVDDFVRKTGRPLGKKDKANVEFGWKLIKYVKSNGIIIVKNLKLIGVGAGQASRIDAVELAIHKSQSSVAGAVLLSDAFFPFPDSVELAARHKIAVVVETGGSVHDADVIQSARKLGIRLLFSGIRHFRH, encoded by the coding sequence ATGAAGCGGGCATTGATCAGCGTCTACGAAAAAGAAAAGATAGAAAAGATCGCCAGCGCCTTGAACAAGGCGGGCTGGGAGATCGTCTCCACCGGCGGCACAGCCGCATTTCTGAAGGGGAAGGGTATCCCGGTGAGCGACGTCTCGGCCATCACCAAGTTCCCGGAGATCCTTGACGGCCGGGTCAAAACCCTGCACCCGCTGATCTTCGGCCCGGTGCTGGCGAAAAAAACGGCCGGGCACCTGGATCAATTGAAGGAGCTCGGGGCGGATAAGATCGACCTGGTGATCATCAACTTCTATCCCTTCGAGGCCGCCCTGGCGAGCAAAGCCGACGATATGGACACCATGCTGGCGAACATCGATATCGGCGGCCCGTCGCTGGTCCGTGCCGCAGCCAAGAATTTCAAGTACACCATCGTCCTCATCGACGAAAAAGACTATGGGCCGGTCATCGCCGCCATCGAATCCAACAGCGAGATCCCCCTGGAGCTGAAAAAGCGGCTGGCGCAGAAAGCCTTCGCCTACACCGCTTTCTACGATTCGCTGATCGCCGCCTTTCTTGCCCGCGGCCAGGCGGATCCTCCCGACTTCATGACCATCGGCGGCCGGCTGGAGCAAGCGCTGCGCTACGGCGAGAACCCACACCAATCGGCTTTCTTGGCGGTGAGCGACTGTTGCTCGCCCTTCCATGCCATCGAACAGCTGCATGGCAAGGAGCTGTCCTTCAACAATATCCTCGATGCCGCCATGGTCTATGAAGTGCTCAACGATTTCCAGGCCGAGGGGCATTTCGCCGTCATCGTCAAGCACCAGAATCCCTGCGGCGCCGCCATGACCCCTGCCCAGCCGCAGGCTTTTAAAGGCGCTTTTGCCGGCGACCCGCGTTCGGCCTACGGCGGCATCGTCGGCTTCAATCATTTCCTTGAAGCCGAAACCGCGGCGGCCATGGCTGACGTCTTTTTCGAGGTCATCATCGCCCCCGGCTTTTCCGACGCCGCCCTCGCCATCCTGCGCAAGAAAAAAAACCTGCGCCTGATCAGAATGGCCCCGGGCTACAAGGAGAAGGCCGATTTCAAGACCATCCCCGGCGGTTTCGTCTACCAAAACCGGGACAATCTCTCCTTCGCCGTCGACGATTTTGTGCGCAAGACGGGAAGGCCGCTGGGCAAGAAGGATAAGGCCAACGTGGAATTCGGCTGGAAACTCATCAAGTACGTGAAGTCGAACGGCATCATCATCGTCAAAAATCTCAAGCTCATCGGCGTGGGCGCCGGCCAAGCCAGCCGCATCGACGCGGTGGAGCTGGCCATCCATAAAAGCCAGTCGTCGGTTGCCGGCGCGGTCCTCCTCTCCGATGCCTTCTTCCCCTTCCCCGACTCGGTCGAGCTGGCGGCCAGGCACAAGATCGCCGTCGTGGTTGAAACCGGCGGCTCGGTCCATGACGCCGACGTCATCCAGAGCGCCAGGAAGCTCGGCATCAGGCTCCTGTTTTCCGGCATCCGTCACTTTCGCCACTAA
- a CDS encoding glycosyltransferase family 2 protein — translation MENLNELAVVLYFVVLSLLAVFGAHRYFMVYLYYKNKKAVPKPERQFEKLPRVTIQLPMYNEMYVAERLIDAVVKMDYPKELLEIQVLDDSTDETVAIASRRVNLYKNQGLDISYLHRQSRKGYKAGALEEGMKVATGEFIAVFDADFIPHKNFLMNTIHFFTAPNIAMVQMRWSHLNRNFSLITNLQSIFLDGHFMIEHTARNRSGRFFNFNGTAGIWRKAAIIDGGGWQHDTLTEDLDLSYRTQMKGWQFVYLPECSVPAELPVDIVAFKAQQHRWAKGSIQTAKKLLPKIFKAPLPLRVKVEAFFHLAANIAYLLMVPLSVSILPVVILRRDMNWGQMFIYDVPLFLMATASVSAFYIVSQKELYTNWTTTFKYLPLLMGLGIGLSVNNSFAVVEALRNKESEFVRTPKFGIEKNNDTWATKKYKGNKKLLIPLVELLLGFYFTVAVVICINEGIWLTLPFLMLFQYGYLYISFLSFATIFKNRFVFKKASVSVVN, via the coding sequence ATGGAAAACCTAAACGAATTGGCTGTCGTGCTTTATTTTGTGGTGCTTTCGTTGCTGGCCGTTTTCGGCGCGCACCGGTATTTTATGGTCTATCTGTATTATAAAAATAAAAAGGCCGTGCCCAAGCCCGAGCGTCAGTTCGAGAAGCTGCCGCGCGTGACCATCCAGCTGCCGATGTACAACGAGATGTACGTGGCCGAGCGCCTGATCGACGCCGTGGTCAAGATGGACTATCCCAAGGAGCTCCTGGAGATCCAGGTACTGGACGATTCCACCGACGAGACGGTCGCCATTGCGTCGCGGCGGGTGAATCTCTACAAGAACCAGGGGCTGGATATCTCCTACCTGCACCGTCAGAGCCGCAAGGGTTACAAGGCCGGGGCGTTGGAGGAAGGGATGAAGGTCGCTACGGGCGAATTCATCGCTGTCTTCGACGCCGATTTCATCCCCCACAAGAATTTCCTGATGAACACCATCCACTTCTTCACCGCGCCCAACATCGCCATGGTGCAGATGCGCTGGAGCCACCTGAACCGCAATTTTTCGCTGATCACCAACCTGCAGTCGATCTTCCTCGACGGCCACTTCATGATCGAGCACACGGCCCGCAACCGTTCCGGCCGCTTCTTCAATTTCAACGGTACCGCCGGTATCTGGCGGAAAGCCGCCATCATCGACGGCGGTGGCTGGCAACACGACACGCTGACCGAGGACCTGGACCTGAGTTACCGGACGCAGATGAAGGGCTGGCAGTTCGTCTACCTCCCCGAGTGTTCGGTCCCAGCCGAACTGCCGGTGGATATCGTCGCCTTTAAAGCCCAGCAGCACCGCTGGGCCAAGGGTTCGATCCAGACGGCCAAGAAGCTCTTGCCCAAAATATTCAAGGCGCCCCTGCCGCTGCGCGTGAAGGTCGAAGCGTTCTTCCACTTGGCGGCCAACATCGCCTACCTGCTGATGGTGCCGCTGTCGGTTTCCATCCTGCCGGTGGTCATCCTGCGCCGGGACATGAACTGGGGCCAGATGTTCATCTATGATGTGCCGCTCTTCCTGATGGCCACGGCATCGGTTTCGGCCTTCTACATCGTTTCGCAGAAGGAGCTTTATACCAACTGGACCACCACCTTCAAGTATCTGCCCCTGCTGATGGGTCTGGGCATCGGGCTGTCGGTCAACAATTCGTTCGCGGTCGTGGAGGCCCTGCGCAACAAGGAATCCGAATTCGTGCGCACGCCGAAATTCGGAATCGAAAAGAACAACGACACCTGGGCCACCAAGAAATACAAGGGCAACAAAAAATTATTGATCCCCCTGGTGGAACTGCTGCTCGGTTTTTATTTCACCGTTGCCGTGGTCATCTGCATCAACGAAGGCATCTGGCTGACCCTGCCCTTCCTGATGCTTTTCCAGTACGGCTATCTGTATATTTCCTTCCTGTCGTTCGCCACAATTTTCAAAAACAGGTTCGTCTTTAAAAAGGCCAGTGTCAGTGTTGTCAACTGA
- a CDS encoding DMT family transporter: protein MSRRLVLSPRLALAIGIAAVSSGSIFIRFAQSDAPCLSIAAFRLSLAVLFLLPLAFGRHYRDIRGIAGREWLWLLASGFFLAVHFATWISSLAYTSVASSVALVSTSPLWVAIIAWIAWREPVTPSIWLGLTLALCGTIVISLAEARTAISARPFLGNALALAGALAVSGYWLIGRRLRRSLSLIPYVTLVYGAAALFLIAAAMLVGQPLGGFKATTYGWFLLLALLPQLLGHSSFNWVLGHLPASYVAIATLGEPIGAAFLALLFLGEVPSLLKVAAAALILLGILLALRREPVAGGKPGE from the coding sequence ATGAGCCGGCGGCTGGTTTTATCTCCACGCCTGGCCCTGGCCATCGGCATCGCCGCCGTTTCCTCGGGTTCGATTTTCATCCGCTTCGCCCAGTCCGATGCCCCTTGCTTAAGCATCGCCGCCTTTCGCCTCTCGCTGGCCGTCCTGTTCCTGCTCCCTTTGGCCTTCGGCCGCCACTATCGCGACATACGCGGCATTGCCGGCAGGGAATGGCTTTGGCTTCTCGCCTCCGGGTTCTTTCTGGCCGTCCATTTCGCGACCTGGATCAGTTCATTGGCCTACACCTCGGTCGCCAGCTCGGTGGCGCTGGTCTCCACATCACCGCTATGGGTCGCCATCATCGCCTGGATCGCCTGGCGCGAACCCGTGACGCCATCCATCTGGCTGGGCTTGACGCTGGCCCTGTGCGGCACCATTGTCATCAGCCTGGCTGAAGCACGCACGGCTATTTCAGCAAGACCCTTCCTGGGCAACGCCCTGGCCTTGGCCGGAGCATTGGCCGTGAGCGGCTATTGGCTCATCGGCCGCCGGCTCCGCCGCAGCCTCTCCCTGATTCCCTACGTGACCCTGGTATACGGTGCCGCGGCCCTCTTCCTTATTGCCGCCGCCATGCTGGTCGGACAGCCCCTGGGCGGATTCAAGGCAACGACCTACGGCTGGTTTTTGCTGTTGGCGCTGCTGCCGCAACTCCTGGGACACTCCTCGTTCAACTGGGTTCTGGGTCACTTGCCAGCTTCATACGTGGCCATAGCCACTTTGGGCGAGCCGATCGGCGCGGCATTCCTGGCATTGCTTTTTTTAGGCGAAGTTCCCTCGCTTTTGAAAGTGGCGGCGGCGGCGTTAATCCTGCTGGGCATCCTATTGGCCCTGCGCCGCGAACCTGTTGCCGGCGGAAAACCGGGTGAATGA
- a CDS encoding insulinase family protein has product MSMANKHPFTAKSCLFMAWTLFFSLAAIRLAAETRQFSFFSSKGLPIKVLQQNEMPFVHAQLLVFLDGDTQNYNSLLIAQLTVMNVFARELNWPSNDLLDSFFRLGNDYQVEQTPEFIRISLNFLPDRLTAFTKLLREIYTYQSFHLNKFNLSKEKYWSLYTGTRDWKKEIAFLLAYQQMVGNFYFSQGLQVQEMVNGINLAQVRSFYLKTFRPDNSLLVLKGNINPYLALAQIERDLPISSPAPAKSKKEETAPNSSRRIFVLNNTASDAPTIYWFDAAPAMDDADYLPFFIGNFTLFGFPGGRIYQSERSQFLLGGYKVSTDIYPLKNFTVFCNYLRLNYNDLENFLLLVDQERKKFSAQPVAKKEYLDALNYYLGRNQVETGTFEYGVQQIIDRFQSQPASLSQPPHGLEFVRDVTFERVVQVMDDQMGYKHKTGSRERGIIVLIGNANLIMNALKAFKTDVVELRMD; this is encoded by the coding sequence ATGTCTATGGCGAATAAACATCCTTTTACCGCGAAATCCTGCCTGTTCATGGCCTGGACGTTGTTTTTTTCTCTTGCCGCCATTCGTTTGGCCGCTGAAACACGGCAGTTTTCTTTCTTTTCTTCCAAGGGCCTGCCGATCAAGGTGTTGCAGCAGAATGAAATGCCTTTTGTCCATGCCCAGCTGCTGGTTTTTTTGGACGGCGACACCCAGAACTACAACTCGCTGCTGATCGCGCAACTGACCGTGATGAACGTGTTCGCCCGGGAGTTGAACTGGCCGTCGAACGACTTGCTCGATTCCTTTTTCAGGCTGGGCAATGACTACCAGGTGGAACAAACGCCCGAGTTCATCAGGATAAGCTTGAATTTTCTTCCCGATCGCCTGACCGCTTTCACCAAGCTGCTCAGGGAAATTTACACCTACCAGTCTTTTCATTTGAACAAGTTCAACCTGAGCAAGGAAAAATACTGGTCTTTATATACCGGAACCCGGGATTGGAAAAAAGAGATCGCATTTTTGCTGGCCTACCAGCAAATGGTCGGTAATTTTTATTTCAGCCAGGGCCTGCAGGTCCAGGAGATGGTCAACGGCATCAATCTGGCGCAAGTGCGCTCTTTTTACTTGAAGACCTTCCGGCCTGACAATTCCCTGCTTGTTCTTAAGGGAAATATCAATCCTTATCTCGCCCTGGCCCAGATCGAGCGGGATCTGCCCATTTCATCCCCGGCGCCGGCAAAAAGCAAAAAGGAAGAAACCGCTCCCAACTCCAGCCGGCGGATTTTCGTTTTGAACAATACGGCTTCCGATGCCCCGACGATCTACTGGTTTGATGCGGCTCCGGCAATGGACGATGCCGACTATCTGCCCTTTTTCATCGGCAATTTCACCTTGTTCGGTTTTCCCGGGGGACGGATTTACCAGTCGGAAAGGAGCCAGTTTTTACTGGGCGGCTATAAGGTCAGCACCGATATCTATCCCTTGAAAAATTTCACGGTTTTCTGCAACTACCTGCGGCTGAACTACAATGACCTGGAAAATTTTCTGCTCTTGGTGGACCAGGAAAGAAAAAAATTTTCCGCCCAGCCCGTTGCCAAAAAGGAATACCTGGATGCCTTGAATTACTACCTCGGGCGTAACCAGGTGGAGACGGGTACCTTCGAATACGGCGTGCAGCAGATCATCGACCGTTTCCAATCCCAGCCTGCTTCCCTGTCGCAGCCGCCGCATGGCCTGGAATTCGTTCGCGACGTGACCTTTGAACGGGTCGTGCAGGTGATGGATGACCAGATGGGCTACAAGCATAAAACCGGCAGCCGCGAACGGGGGATCATCGTGCTGATCGGAAACGCCAACCTGATCATGAACGCGTTGAAGGCATTTAAAACGGATGTTGTTGAATTGCGGATGGATTGA
- the ygiD gene encoding 4,5-DOPA dioxygenase extradiol: MKAKTAKAPKKAKEKNQRLPVLFVGHGSPMNAVEDNEFSRRWHQVGESLPRPRAILCVSAHWETWGTLVTAMEQPRTIHDFGGFPPELYRAEYAAPGSTWLAGEVRNSIGAAQVGFDLDWGLDHGCWSVLRRMFPAADLPVVQLSLDYTLSAREHYAIGRELAGLRDKGILIVGSGNMVHNLGLVEIQGGGRDFNRPFGFPWAIEANDLFKKLINEDRHQKLADFPALGEAARLAVPTPEHFLPLLYVLAVKHEGEKIEYFNDKPLAGSLTMTSFIIG, from the coding sequence ATGAAAGCAAAAACTGCGAAAGCGCCAAAGAAAGCCAAGGAAAAAAACCAGCGACTCCCGGTCCTGTTCGTGGGCCACGGCAGCCCGATGAACGCCGTCGAGGACAACGAATTTTCGCGCCGCTGGCACCAGGTCGGAGAATCGCTGCCCAGGCCTAGGGCCATTCTATGCGTTTCGGCTCATTGGGAAACCTGGGGGACGCTGGTCACGGCCATGGAGCAACCGCGCACCATCCACGATTTCGGCGGCTTCCCGCCCGAGCTCTACCGGGCGGAATACGCCGCCCCGGGCAGCACCTGGCTGGCCGGGGAGGTGCGCAACTCGATCGGTGCCGCCCAGGTGGGGTTCGACCTGGACTGGGGCCTGGACCACGGCTGCTGGAGTGTGCTGCGCCGGATGTTCCCCGCGGCCGACCTGCCGGTCGTCCAGCTCAGCCTGGACTATACCCTGTCCGCGCGGGAGCATTATGCCATCGGCCGGGAGCTGGCCGGGTTGCGCGACAAGGGCATTCTCATCGTCGGCAGCGGCAACATGGTCCATAATTTGGGGTTGGTCGAAATCCAGGGCGGTGGCCGCGACTTCAATCGCCCCTTCGGTTTCCCCTGGGCGATCGAGGCCAACGACCTGTTCAAGAAGTTGATCAACGAGGATCGCCATCAGAAACTGGCCGATTTCCCGGCGCTGGGGGAAGCGGCGCGGCTTGCCGTCCCCACCCCGGAGCATTTCCTGCCCCTGCTCTACGTTTTGGCCGTGAAGCATGAAGGGGAAAAGATCGAATACTTCAACGACAAGCCCCTGGCTGGCTCGCTGACCATGACCTCATTCATCATCGGATAA
- a CDS encoding PhzF family phenazine biosynthesis protein gives MRKLPFYIVDVFAEKKYAGNQLAVFRRAESLSGETMQQIARETNFSETTFILRDEPRDNGFDVRIFTPAEEVPFAGHPTLGTAHIIRSEILKGEADELNLNLKVGKIPVTFATDGYIWMRQIEPEFGKLHPAAPFTAMLNVPVNEIDDRFPVQEVSTGLPFFIVPLKSLSALKAAKIDREKYFAYIKDTWAKGVLVFCPQAHEAQNDISVRVFVDCFNIPEDPATGSGNGCLAGYLVKHRYFGSECIDVRSEQGYEIGRPSLLLLKAEQAGQSISISVGGKAMTVAKGKFV, from the coding sequence ATGAGAAAACTACCGTTCTACATCGTGGATGTATTCGCCGAGAAAAAATACGCCGGCAACCAGCTGGCCGTTTTCCGCCGGGCCGAATCGCTGAGCGGCGAAACGATGCAACAGATCGCCCGCGAAACCAATTTTTCCGAAACCACGTTCATTCTCAGGGACGAGCCGCGCGACAACGGTTTTGACGTGCGCATCTTCACCCCCGCGGAAGAGGTTCCGTTCGCCGGCCACCCGACATTGGGAACCGCCCATATCATCCGCAGCGAAATTCTCAAGGGCGAAGCCGATGAACTGAACCTGAATTTAAAAGTGGGCAAAATCCCCGTCACCTTCGCCACAGACGGCTATATCTGGATGCGCCAGATCGAGCCCGAGTTCGGCAAGCTGCACCCGGCCGCCCCCTTTACCGCCATGCTCAACGTCCCTGTCAACGAAATCGATGACCGCTTTCCCGTTCAGGAAGTCTCCACCGGGCTGCCCTTTTTCATCGTGCCATTGAAATCCCTCTCGGCCCTGAAGGCGGCGAAAATCGACCGGGAGAAATATTTCGCCTACATCAAGGATACCTGGGCCAAGGGGGTGCTGGTGTTCTGCCCACAGGCGCACGAAGCGCAGAACGACATCAGCGTGCGCGTATTCGTCGACTGCTTCAATATCCCCGAGGACCCGGCCACCGGCAGCGGCAACGGCTGCCTGGCTGGCTACCTGGTCAAGCACCGCTATTTCGGCAGCGAGTGCATCGACGTCCGCAGCGAGCAGGGCTACGAGATCGGCCGGCCATCGCTGCTGCTCCTGAAGGCGGAACAGGCTGGCCAAAGCATCTCCATTTCGGTGGGCGGCAAGGCCATGACCGTCGCCAAGGGCAAATTCGTTTGA
- a CDS encoding DUF3795 domain-containing protein, whose product MKIGVCGIGCEKCPRLVQKTCPSYPQGCVPKENKFCKIATCAFEKGVRLCFECVDFPCETTKAGPIAFGYCQYISGKS is encoded by the coding sequence ATGAAAATCGGAGTCTGCGGCATCGGCTGCGAGAAATGCCCGCGCCTGGTGCAAAAAACCTGCCCGAGTTATCCACAAGGCTGTGTGCCCAAGGAAAACAAATTCTGCAAGATCGCGACCTGCGCCTTCGAAAAGGGAGTCCGCCTCTGCTTCGAATGCGTTGATTTTCCCTGCGAGACGACAAAGGCCGGCCCGATCGCCTTTGGTTATTGCCAATACATTTCCGGAAAAAGCTGA